The sequence GTATCTGCTCCGACCTAATATCCTATGAGCATTATTATGGTTTCATATGCCTTCTTCACGTACTTGGGACTCGCCGGAATACACATCAAATGCTATGTTTAGTCGGGCGTATTCTTCCTTGTACTTCTCGATGGAGAGGTCCTCCACCTGCGCCAGTTTTGGAGCGCACTTTCATCACCTAATCAGTGTATGAGTTAATTTAGTCTCAATAATCAATTGTGGTATTACCGTCTTCCATTCGCTTAAAATATGCACGAGCAGCATCATGAACAGATTCATCAGTAGTCGCGTCGGCATTGATTTTTACATAGACGTCGTATAAATGCTTGATGGCATCACGAGCAAGTGCTTCTTCGGAGCCGTACTTTTCAAAGCCAACGGCAATCATTCCGAACTAGTCGAGTAGTGTCATTGATCCAGGCACATGATGCACTCGTTTCAACTGAGGACGCACCTGCTTGCCCCAATCGCCGAGATAATTCATGCCAGTCACGCTCCATCCGTTGGCTTTGTAGACATTTGTCAAGAAACCTCCAATGATAGTCGACCGGAGGTTGCCAACATGAAATTGCTTAGCGATGTTTGGGGATGAATATTCTATTGACCTAGCGTCAACCAATATGAATAAGATTCCAGATCCCTACTGACCAATAATAATATTTTTGCCAGCTCCTGACGAATTGGAACCATATTGGGGAGTTTTGTCCTCAGTATGATTAGTGAGTGCGTCGACTTGCTTCAAGACCTGGCTCATCAAGCTCTTGGTGTTGAGTTTAAAGTTGACAAACCCATTCATCTGTGTTGCAGCTTCAACGTATTCGTCGGCTTGAAACTAAATGGGCAGATAATTCAGTCTGCACATATTACTGCTGAAATGTGACCCACTGAATCAGCGACTTTCTTGGCCCACTCATCAGGCTTGCCTCCAAGGCGGAAGCGGGCCATTGCAACGGTGAAGTCGACGCCCTTGACACCATATAGCACTCCGGGGTACACTTGCTCCACACTGAGTTGGGGTAGGGCACGATGTATCTGTACAGCAATTGCGATACGGAAGGCATCCAGTACTGCACGCGAAGGTTCTGTTCCGGCGACTTGGGGCAGGCTTGAATTGGCCGTTTGAACTGGGACTGATGCCTCGGTAGACATTCTTAGAGTAGATGAAGTGGAGAAACTGGCACGTGGGTGGACAACTTGTGATCGATGTACACAAGTAAATTTAGATCTTAATACAGCAGAGGATCTGAGGATGGGAATGGCGCGATATATATGTGCCAGAATGGAAGGATGGGCTCGGCGGGTTCTGGTGCGATGACTCCGAAGATCGCTGTGCAGTGCGTAAATTTGACTCGAGGCAAATTATAATTTGGCCATGGACAAGATAAGATAATGACTAATTATCAACGGCGCTTATACCTCCTGACCTTGATCCGGAAATTGGGCAGTCACGTTCTCCGTCAGCGTGAATAGGATTGGTATAAAACGCAAAAGGAGCCGAATGTAACGCACACCTGTTCTCTGCCCTAGTTCACTATGTTGACCGCGTCACGTAGAGCACGTTTCGGCTTGACCTCGTTCAAGGCTGCGACATTGAGAGCACGCTACCACGACGAGTCATTTGGATACCGGAAACCGCGACCTTACAATCTACCAGACTGTAAGTTCAGCGTCTTGTTACGTATTATGGCTATTTATCGCTTTGTCTCTTCAAGACACCCCGCCCAACTTGAAAACCGAGCCAAGAATGCTGCTCTGTTAAGATATGTTGAATCAGTTCGGCAACATGGCCATAGGTAAGTTAAGGTTTCCCGTTAACTTTGAAGGGCGTGGGCACTCACAAGTATCACGTGTCCCAGAGCAGCCTCAATCGATCCCCTGGACCTCCTGGAACGAGACCCGTTGGTGCTTTGGATCCTACGCGCTACGGGCTCAAAGATGCAAACGCCAAGTTTGATATTAACGGTATCATTTGGCATGACCTTGGCAACTTAGGATCCCCATCCTCCGAACCGGTTATGTGGTCACTGTCTGAGATCGTAGACCACTTGCGTTCAGTTTACATTGGTCGCATTGCATATGAGTACATGCACTCGCCATCCAAATCTGAAAGGCTCTGGTTCTCGCACTTGCTTGAATCCAAGCAGACATCAGGCAGATACAACCCCGATGATGAACAGAAACGCCGAATCTGGGGTTTACTGGCTCGAAGTGAAACCTGGGACCAATTTTTGCAACTCAAATTCCCGAACCTCAAGCGATACGGGCTCGAGGGTGCTGAATCTATGCTCTCGGCCGTGACTCTGTATTCCATTCCGCCTCTCAGAGTTTGTGTTTTTCTTGTCTGCGCTAGTACGTCCCTTTTACTCATATTCTAACAGGTGGGGTCTCGAATGTGGTCCTATGTATGCCGCACCGTGGAAGACTCTCTTTACTAACTGATTTACTCGAATACTCTCCGGCTGCAATTTTCACAAAATTCGGGGTGGGAGCGAGGTCCCTGGAAATCTTGGTGCTGTTGGTGATGTTATTAGTCACTTAGGTGTGTTTCAAATGGTGACTGCCGGTCGATATCTCCTGATTATCATGCAGTGGCATGCCCTACACTCGAGTATCCTGGTGGGTCGACGCCAGTACATGTTACGATGCTACAAAATCCTTCGCATTTGGGTAAGCATTTGCAATCTATGCTGGTTTTTCCGATTTAACAATCGTAATTATTCAGAGGCCGTAAACCCGTACGTTGACGAACGACTATCATGTTCGCTGTATTGATTTTAGTTTACATCATCAGAGTTGCTATGGGCCAAGCCCGAGCAAAGCAATACTCGTTGATCAAAGAGTCGGGCAATGATTGTATGCTTGGGGATAAAGTTATATGTGTTCAGTTGCATGGCGACGCTGCTTTTACCGGGcaaggtgtaatcatggaaGGCTTGGGTTTAAGTAAGTATATTTCGCATTGATCTTTAGTATCATCTTACGCGAGTTTGTAGGTAATCTGCCACATTACACGAGTGGAGGGAGCGTGCATTTAGTCGTAAAGTGGGTGGTATTCATCTCGTCTATAATACCAAGCACTGATATTCGCCTTAGCAACAAGTACGTATTAACTCTCTTGCATCTAGATGTAGCATTCTTATTTTGTACCAAGTATCGGATACACAACACCCGCAGCCAACGCGCGTTCGACGTTGTACTGCTCCGACATCGGTAAAATGATCAACGCTCCGGTCCTTCATGTCAACGGCGACCATCCCGAAGGTATGTCACTCTACGTGTCAGTTACGATAAAAATGGTGTGAATTATGAACCTTGATGCAGATGTTTACCGTGCACTGAAGATCGCCTTCGAATACCGCAACTTCTTCCGTAAGGTCAGTCTGTCAGCACAGCCCATGAGTACACAATCTGAGATTGGCTTACACCCAATCATAGGACGTGATAGTGGATCTCATTACGTACAGAAGATGGTAATTACTTTCCGATATACAAGTACCTTGCCTTTACTGACAGTGACGTCCAGGGGACATAACGAACTTGATGAGCCCGCCTTCACTCAACCCCAAATGTATGTCAACAAATAAGCTACTTAGCGGCCCCTCGATCGATTGATGAACCTACTTCCATAGGTACCATAAAATCAGGACACGGCAGTCAGTGCCACAGATCTACGAGCAGAAGTTAATCGTCAGTGACCATGCTATTCATTATGAATATTTCATATATCTATTCTGCACTTTTAGAATGAAGGGCTTTTGTCTGAAGATCAGGCAGCTGCCAGTCGAGCCGCATACAAGCAGCACCTCGACAAGGAGCTTACGAAGGCTGATACTTATCAGCCACAAGCAGACATGCTTCGTGGAAAGTGGTCCGGGATCGTCTGGCCAGGCGACTCCACAAAGGTTGATCACAATCCTAAGACTGGGGTCGATTCAAAGAAGCTTGTAGAAATTGGTAAGACGAGTGTCGCAGTCCCAGTGGGATTTGTGAGTCCAAATTTGGTTTCACCCTGAATTCGCTACTGATGAATTACCAGGCGACCCACCCGAGGCTACAACGGCATATCAAGCATCGTATCACAAGCCTCGAGTCAGGTCAGGGCATTGACTGGGGAACTGCGGAGGCGCTCGCTTGGGGGTCGCTCATGCTGGAAGGGTTTGATGTGCGCATTTCAGGTGTGCCGCGGTTCCATACCAATGGCCTACACCTATTGACCTATTGACTGTTCGGTCAGGTCAAGATGTCGGTCGCGGCACGTTTAGTCACCGGTAAAGTGTGTTAGTTTTGATAAAGTGCAAAACATTTATCCTCGTTGTACAGCCATGCGATGCTCGTTGACCAACAAACGGAACGCGTTACGGTTCCACTTAACACACTTGAGACCGAGAAGAAGCTTGAGCTTGCGAACAGTTGAGTAGTTTATACATTTTAGTATAACTATTACCTGAAGGGAACTCAGGCTCCTTGTCGGAGATGGCAATTCTGGGTGTAAGTGGAGTTTCATGAAGACCATAGTGATAGCTCAACCGTTGTCTAGTTTGAATATGGATTGAGCTGGGACTCTCCCAATCGGTGAGTTTATGAGTTTGATGCACCTGAAGTGCAGACCCTCTGATTGTGTGATAGGCTTGTGATATGGGAAGCACAGGTATGTCATTAGGGCGATTTGCCTCCGGTTGTTGACTTCATCTGCTTTTGTTCATCGGCACATCTAGTTCGGGTAAGCAACACATGAATTCAAGTTTAGGAAAGTAAACTAACGACCTTGCAGTGACTTCTTCAATGGATCACAAGTATGTTTTATATTTTGCGGCTCATCAGTCGATTCCTAATCATCTCCTACCTAAAAAGGTCATTATCGACACATTCATTCATCCTCCGAAGGTTAGCTCCTCGTCTGCTTTTGATGAGAAACAATACCTAGTGACGTTCGGTACGATGTATCCTTTTTAGCAAAGTGGCTGAAGCAAAGGTGGGCGCTTCGGTACTCCTGAACACGTTGTCTATTGATTTCCTGACCAATAAATGAATAGCGGCCTGGTTATGCTATTGCCCCATGGTCTGGATGGAGCAGGCCCGGAACATTCCAGCGCGCGTATCGAGCGATTCCTACAGGTGAGTTTGCAGTTGCGTGTAAATCATTGAACAAAGTTAAGAGCTAATAAAAATACTCCCCAAGCTCACTAACGATGCATACGAGTTTGATCCACAACTCAACATCAACATGCATGTCGTGAATCCAACTACTCCTGCGCATACTTCCACCTTCTTCGGAGGCAGATGCTACGCAACTATCGCAAGCCTCTCATTGTTGCCGCGCCCAAGGGATTGCTACGATCTCCAGTAAGTGCTTTCATTAGATACGGTATCAGCTGATTCTCTCCAAGTCCGCAGCGTGTGCGATTGCTGACATGGATATCGGGACGGAGTTCCAGAGAGTTCTAGCTGACCCTAGTGTGGCGCCCGGATCTACTGTGAGCCGTGTGTTGGTAGTCTCCGGCAAGATATACTACGACCTGGTCCGAGAAAGGAAAGATCGAGGGCTGGAGAATGTACCGATCGTACGAATCGAAGAAATAGCGCCGTTCCCATTTGATGTCCTGGAGGGTGTTCTCCAAGGCTACGTCAGCGAGAACACCGAGGTTCTATGGGTTCAAGAAGAAGCAAGAAACCAAGGTCCTTGGGCTCACGTCGAGGGGCGGATTAACGAGGTCCTGAAAAAAGTGAACGCTGGTTCTCGTGTCAGATATGTAGGCGGCGTGAAAGCCCTGTACCCGCCGTTGGGGTTGGAAGCTGGCACAAAGCAGAGAGTGCCAAGCTCTTCAATGATGTTTTTGCTTAGATGAATTGGTTATGTAGTTTATACAGTGGGCGGTCCTCGGGGCGTGGTTGGAAGTAATCAAATGGACAAATATTTTGCAAAATAACGCGTCGGACTGATAAGCACAATGCACGTTCTCAACATTTAGCCAACCTCAGGCTGGTGGTGCCTACAAAATTTATAATTAACACGCTGGAGGGCTCATCATACACCCATTGGTCCTATACACTTGATATGCAGGGTAGATCAAACTTTATAGGCATGTTACTTGGTTCTGCGAAGATTAGAGTGCTGCTTCATAGGCCCAACCAGCATGATAGCTTATAATTCTCCACAACTCTGATCTTCTCCTATGCCTCGCCCCAAGCCTAAGTCTGCTCGAGACGTATGCAGGGACAGCATCTTCGGAACGGCAGGGCCGCTGCAAATCGGTAGAATATACATGCGTCATGGTACGGAATTGTGAGACGATCGTGCAAACTGTTCGTACTCACGACCAGTCACAAACAAGTTGTATGTGCCGAGCCAAAGTGCTTGAAAATCTCTCTAATGAGGGCCACCCTCGGGGTGGGGGCTTACGTCTGCAGGTAGAATAAAACGATCAAATTCATCGTTTAAAAACGAAGCGTGGTTGTGAGGCAAAACGTCTAAACCCAGCTAAGTCCGTGGTCGCGCACGGAGAGGCAGCTCGCCATGTGGTCGCTGAGGCAAGAGTGCTTTGCAAGGGGAAATAGCAGACCCTGATTCACCCGAGTTGTGGATGGGTGGATTCGATGGATGGTAAGCGTACCGCCCATCTCGCTTGTCGTCCTAATCACTATAAAAGCCTTCACGTCGAATCGATCCATTACGGATACTCTATCGACAAAAGGAGACATTCCATCGGCCACCCGGTGCTCGATCGGATCAGCACCATATAGAAGTCTTGGTTCAACCAGATCCTAACACTTGCGAATACTCGCTACTATGTCAAGCGACTTTTCAACCCCTTCGCCTCTTACAGTGATGATACTGAAGACCCAAGCCGCCACTTCTATTATCATGAGGGTATGCTACGTGCCACTCTTACGAACGAATGCTTATATAAAGACGAATGAACCAGGCAGGCGGATGCCAGCACAAGGCAACTACTTTCTGCCGGCTGATCAAGAAGAATTCGATAGGTAAACTCATGGCACATGAATTAGGCTTGTTTACTAAAACTAAATAACAGGCTCGAAAGTGTACACCAAATGACTACTGCTGTACTGGGGGATTTATTCTGGGGACCCGTTGACAAAAAGCTGATCCCGCGACCGAGCGGTCGAAGGCGCTGTGTTTTGGACGTGGGCACTGGGACGGGTTAGTCTGATACGATTTGAATCAGATGGTGGCGCCGATACTTAATGCTCCACTTCTAAAGGAAGTTGGGTTCGAGAGATGGcagaaaaatacgaaaaagcGGATTTTATTGGGATCGACATCGTGCCTATACCACCACCTGCCTCCACAATCGCCGAaatgggggtggggagcttgCTGAGAACGACTTATGTGGGTACTACTTGACATATACCTTGGAACGTGCTAAGCGGGTGCTTAGGAAGAGCCTGCTGACGGCGGCTATTCCATGTATTCTGGCGGGAGGTTTGCGATGTCATCTGAGAACCTCGCCGCAATGCTCCTTGGGACTCCGATTCCGACTCCGGTTGGCTTACCAGCTACTCCAGGCCCATACGACTACGGAACACCGGCTTATGGAGCATCAGGTTATGGGACACCAGGTTATGGAACATCGGCCCAAACACCATACTCAAACTACGGTACTCCTCGACAGACAGAGGTCCATTTTGTGGAGCGTGATAATGTTCGCTTCGAAATACAGGATATATCCGAAGGATTAGAGTTCCCCGATGGTGTATTTGACATTATTCATTGCAGATACGTCCTCACGCTTGGTGTATGTCATGTCTAGTACctttgaggccgtactaatGGAACTTCCTTAAGGTTCCCGATTACAAGACTGCAATACGAGAGCTAGTGCGAGTACTTCGACCAGGAGGATTGTTGTTAATGGCAGAATCTTCTGTCCCGTTTTGCCTTTCGGTTGGTTAACGGCATTATTGACGCAACCGTTATTGACCCCCTGACAGGATGGGTCCGACCCTGCCCTTGGGACTGCGACACGCGAACTAATTGAGATCGTACGCGCCTCTATCAAAGAGGCTGGCCTTGATCCCGAATTGAGATTGAAACTGAGTTCAGAGGTACGGAGCAATAGATACTGGTTTCCTACACAGTTGCCGAGGTTCTTTGGTTCCTAGTTAATTAACAACCCCAAGATTGAAAAAATTGAAACACGGGAGTTTGCGCTTCCTCTAGGGATTGGCCCACCGGTAAGTTCGGCCAGCTACAAAGCACTGTCGTTGCTTATCACACATACATATAGACGTGAGCTTACACACTGTGGGACGTAATGGGCTTGAAAACTTGGCCGTTGGTCTACGTTCTCTGACACCATTGCTCCGCCAAGTTGGTTATGATGATGCGATGATTTCCATGCTGGCATCGAGGTTGGTAATGTTTCACCCATTGGATTTTGGGTGTAATCAGCTGACTCACCAATTTAGGCTGCACGACGAATGGGATGTGAACGAAATCGGGTGTGGTATAGGGAAAGCTTTTCTTGTACATTCGTTTGGGCTACAAAACAACGCTAGCGTTCGTTTACTCTTGCTTAGGAGATACCCTTTCCATCGTCGTCCGTACGTGATTTTTTGACATAGCTATTGAATATCAATCCATTTTATCTGTAATCGAACACCGCACCGCCTGTGAGGTATGGCCAAGTAATCCACATGCGCGCTTGAACGCATTCATCACTGTATGCGCATGCGCAAGGGTTTCGAAACTTTAATGCGATTACTAAGGTGAAACCCAGGTGGATGTTTGGCTGTAGACACGTGACCGTGTACTCGCGTTgtcaagcgccgagccacttGTATCCCGATCAACAATGCCGCTCGTGCGCATCGAAGTTTGCGACTTCAAATCATATCGTGGCCACCAGTTAATTGGCCCGTTCAAGAATTTTACCTCGGTTATAGGTCCTAATGGCGCTGGGAAATCGAATTTGATGGACGCCATCTCCTTTGTGTTAGGCGTGAAGAGTGCTCAGTTACGAAGCAGTCAATTGAAGGATTTGGTCTATCGAGGGAGACGACTTGAAAGAACCGGAGAAGATGGTCAAGAGGCGGGGAGTGACGATGAAGGAGAGGATGAAGGCGAGGGGACTGCCAaaaaggcctgggttatggcTGTTTACCAAGATGCGGAGGGCAAGGAATACCAGTTTCAGCGAACGTAAGTAAGAGATTACTGTCACGTATGTAAAAACATAACTAGAAGTTCGTTTACAGTGTATCGACTTCGGGGAGTTCGGAATACAAACTTAATGGCAAAGTTGTGACCTACCAGGCATACAACTCTACTCTTGAGCAACACAACATCCTTGTCAAAGCAAAGAACTTTCTTGTTTTTCAGGTGTGACCCACTTTATTTATGCTCGATACGATGCAATAACCTAAGATATATATCTAGGGAGATGTTGAGGCTGTAGCATCACAGTCCTCCAAGGAACTCTCCAGGTTGATTGACCAAATTAGTGGGTGAGTTCAAGGAGGTTCGAATGAAATCGTGCATCTCAAAATATTTGCGTCTTGGAAGATCCCTAGAACTCGCACCAGCATATGAAAAAGCAAAGGCTGCACAAGATCGTGCTACTGAAAATGCTGCGAACAACTTCACCAAGCGGCGTGGCATTGCCGGAGAGATCAAGCAGTTCAAGGAGCAAAAGGGAGAAGTCGAACGATATGAGGCTTTGATACAGGAGCGGGTAAGGGATTGTTATGTCATTCTACCAAGACATCTAATTAGATTTCTGTATTCGAAGGAAGAAGCTGTTGTCCACCGCCTTTTGTGGCAGTTATTCCATCTGGGCAAAGACATCGAATCCAATGCGCAGACCATTCGCACAAAGAGCAAGGAATTAAAGGGGCTCAAGAAGCAACAGGTGCAGTTatcaatctctggattaTAGTATTTAGCTGAGTCTGAGAATAGGCTGCCGATGATGCTAAAGTTAATAGTGCTAGGGAGGATCAGGCCAAGGCCCGTGCTGACGCCCTCAAAGTAGAAAAAGCATTGAAGAAGATGGAAAAAGCACTTGATGCCAAGGCAAGCCCATTCCTCATGTGTTAACAACTTCTGCTAACCCTGAAAATAGAAACCCGGTATCTCTGACCTCGAGGCCCAAATAGCCCATATTGTACGCAAGACAGATAAAGCAAGATCAATTGGCGAAACTGTGCAGCGGGATGCACAGAAGAAAGAAGCGGATCTTGAGCGAATGAAGAAAGAATTAGCAGATGTCCAGCAGACCTTCCAGAGAGCCCAAGGTAAATATAAGTTATTCAGTTTGGTCAGTGTAGCTACTGatgattggcaaagaggCTCATAGACGGGCTTTGGAGCAGGGATCGGCCCTGAGTGAGGAGTCATTGGCGGAATACCACCGATTGTGCGGAACTTTCCTTTCGTTTATTGATATACGAGTTGATCTCTCTTTCTAGAAAAGCGCAAGCGGCTCGCGAAGCAGTTGAGGAACGTCAGAAACGGGAGACACTTATTCGCGAAAACAAAGTATTAGCTCGCAACCTTGCTTCACAAAACAGCAAACTCGAGCAGCTTACGACTCAGAGggataagctcaagagcGATGTCACTTCGGTTGGAGAGAAGCGAACAGAGGTACGCCTGCATGTTATCAGCTAAATTTCCCGTCTCACTTTATGATAGGTCGACGACAAAGTCAAAAATCTGCAGAGTGAGCTCAAGAATGCTAAGCACGAGCTAGAAAAAGCCCAGTCCGACAGAATTCGCATAACGTACGTTATATCCATATATTTATTTGTCAGTGAATCAATCCAACCCTCACCGTAGCCAACTAGAAACTGAGATAAACGAAAAACTTCATGATGTGCATACAAAGCTCATGCAGGCCGGGGTGGACCAACAAGAGTCAGCCAAGGATGCGCGGTTGAAAGAAACGCTTGAGAAACTCCAACGAGTATTTCCAGGTTTGCAAACCATAGGGTCTCCTGAAATTCAGCCTACTGATTATACTTCCCAGGGGTTAGAGGGCGGGTTATTGACCTTTGCAAACCCAGCCAGCGTAAATATGAAACTGCAGTCATAACTGTACTTGGACGCAACATCGATGCGATAGTCGTTGACCATGAAAAGACTGCTATCGATTGTATCGAGGTAAGGTATTTGATTATGACAATATCCATTCTAACTCTCTGCTAGTATATGCGACAACAACGCGTGGGCCAGGCCACATTTATCCCTCTGGAGAGCATCCAAACCAAACCTGTCAACGATAAATATCGGAGCTTTGCTCGTGGTGCGCGCCTTGCAATCGATGTGATACAATACGAGCCTGTGGTTGAGCGAGCAATGTTCCATGCATGTGGCAACGCGCTGGTTTGCGACACCATGGAAGTAGCACGGTACGTTTGTTATGAGAAAGGGCAAGAAGTTAAGGGTACGTGATATTTACGTATGAGGATTGGGTTGAGATAAAGTTGAGATAACCCTCAATAGCTGTAACGCTCGATGGTACGGTCATACACAAGACGGGTTTGATCACTGGTGGTCGTGGCCATGGAACTACCCGCAAGTGGGAAGAGAAGGAAATTCAAGGTCAGCAAACTCTAGCAGTGAACTTTCAATCAGCTCTCAGACTCATTCGCTTGACTTTGATAGCATTGAACAAGCAAAAGGATAGCCTCCATGCACAACTCCGCGAACTTGGTCAATCAAAACCTCGTGGCAAGGTTGATG comes from Rhizoctonia solani chromosome 4, complete sequence and encodes:
- a CDS encoding methyltransferase domain protein — protein: MSSDFSTPSPLTVMILKTQAATSIIMRTNEPGRRMPAQGNYFLPADQEEFDRLESVHQMTTAVLGDLFWGPVDKKLIPRPSGRRRCVLDVGTGTGSWVREMAEKYEKADFIGIDIVPIPPPASTIAEMGVGSLLRTTYEEPADGGYSMYSGGRFAMSSENLAAMLLGTPIPTPVGLPATPGPYDYGTPAYGASGYGTPGYGTSAQTPYSNYGTPRQTEVHFVERDNVRFEIQDISEGLEFPDGVFDIIHCRYVLTLGVPDYKTAIRELVRVLRPGGLLLMAESSVPFCLSDGSDPALGTATRELIEIVRASIKEAGLDPELRLKLSSELINNPKIEKIETREFALPLGIGPPT
- a CDS encoding chromosome segregation protein sudA; translation: MPLVRIEVCDFKSYRGHQLIGPFKNFTSVIGPNGAGKSNLMDAISFVLGVKSAQLRSSQLKDLVYRGRRLERTGEDGQEAGSDDEGEDEGEGTAKKAWVMAVYQDAEGKEYQFQRTVSTSGSSEYKLNGKVVTYQAYNSTLEQHNILVKAKNFLVFQGDVEAVASQSSKELSRLIDQISGSLELAPAYEKAKAAQDRATENAANNFTKRRGIAGEIKQFKEQKGEVERYEALIQEREEAVVHRLLWQLFHLGKDIESNAQTIRTKSKELKGLKKQQAADDAKVNSAREDQAKARADALKVEKALKKMEKALDAKASPFLMSHIVRKTDKARSIGETVQRDAQKKEADLERMKKELADVQQTFQRAQEAHRRALEQGSALSEESLAEYHRLKAQAAREAVEERQKRETLIRENKVLARNLASQNSKLEQLTTQRDKLKSDVTSVGEKRTEVDDKVKNLQSELKNAKHELEKAQSDRIRITQLETEINEKLHDVHTKLMQAGVDQQESAKDARLKETLEKLQRVFPGVRGRVIDLCKPSQRKYETAVITVLGRNIDAIVVDHEKTAIDCIEYMRQQRVGQATFIPLESIQTKPVNDKYRSFARGARLAIDVIQYEPVVERAMFHACGNALVCDTMEVARYVCYEKGQEVKAVTLDGTVIHKTGLITGGRGHGTTRKWEEKEIQALNKQKDSLHAQLRELGQSKPRGKVDEGLAAEINRIESQLQLAKDDQSALKSRLTGLKDELKHVESELRKLNPEVEQATVAHNSANEQIEELSDAINQAEDEVFAAFCQEVGVSNIREYEEQQLKAQTEELETKMRFESQIARLSHQIAFEEDQLKSINARLQTLEQTVANETASLEKLTSDKDRLAEQIDELQQELDEHREEATRLNELLAEATKVLDGHKRTAMQSAKEVDKSLKEIAACNDSIEKAAAERLTIYRRCVLEEINLPLESGSLKSIPLEPGQPTDGMDLDDEDETQRAREVQDYGIEVDFDGLTDDERANGSAEIGAELDAEITRLAGEIERMAPNMKAMERLDDVEAKLAETEKEAEKARKESKQARDEFNEIKKRRCDLFNKAYNHIAERIDQVYKDLTKGKAAPMGGVAYLSLEDSEEPYNSGIKYHAMPPMKRFRDMEQLSGGEKTVAALALLFAIHSFQPSPFFVLDEVDAALDNTNVAKVANYICQHSSEAFQFIVISLKGSLYEKGNSLVGIYRDQDVNSSRTLTLDLTQYTD
- a CDS encoding pyruvate dehydrogenase E1 component alpha subunit, coding for MLQNPSHLEAVNPVAMGQARAKQYSLIKESGNDCMLGDKVICVQLHGDAAFTGQGVIMEGLGLSNLPHYTSGGSVHLVVNNNIGYTTPAANARSTLYCSDIGKMINAPVLHVNGDHPEDVYRALKIAFEYRNFFRKDVIVDLITYRRWGHNELDEPAFTQPQMYHKIRTRQSVPQIYEQKLINEGLLSEDQAAASRAAYKQHLDKELTKADTYQPQADMLRGKWSGIVWPGDSTKVDHNPKTGVDSKKLVEIGKTSVAVPVGFATHPRLQRHIKHRITSLESGQGIDWGTAEALAWGSLMLEGFDVRISGQDVGRGTFSHRHAMLVDQQTERVTVPLNTLETEKKLELANSSLSEMAILGFEYGLSWDSPNRGLVMLLPHGLDGAGPEHSSARIERFLQLTNDAYEFDPQLNINMHVMLRNYRKPLIVAAPKGLLRSPSAACAIADMDIGTEFQRVLADPSVAPGSTVSRVLVVSGKIYYDLVRERKDRGLENVPIVRIEEIAPFPFDVLEGVLQGYVSENTEVLWVQEEARNQGPWAHVEGRINEVLKKVNAGSRVRYVGGVKALYPPLGLEAGTKQRVPSSSMMFLLR